One genomic region from Quercus robur chromosome 4, dhQueRobu3.1, whole genome shotgun sequence encodes:
- the LOC126722914 gene encoding serine/threonine-protein kinase CTR1-like isoform X2, with the protein MYYGDGENCKSYSEMEVSSGGGGGGSGEYKTTESFRKWQHTEESYQLQLALAVRLSAQAGCGHDPNFLVSSSHHHHHHHRGTLSSSDSAEALSHRFWVNGCLSYLDEIPDGFYLIHGMDPYAWTISTDLQDSGQIPSFESLKAIDPCDDLSIKVVLIDKSRDPGLKELQNRLRSLSGGWITTKDVIDQLATLVCNRMGGAVFTEEHLGAHWEEYTELLKRCLGSVVLPIGSLSVGRCVHRALLFKTLADIVKLPCRIAKGCKYCRKDVSASCLVQFGSDREYIVDLLGTPGALSQPDSSLNGTASILVSSPLCHPRFKPAGAAENSRTLAKLYFSCQLLHCAFDDASSAFNQDHNTGPKVSKAVFSYFDRNNAISTSSNNHGNESVSSSHELKLNEDNLDIPWSELVLKKKIGTGCHCFSGSFGVVHHADWRGSDVAVKILMGQDFHTEHFKEFLGEVAIMKRLHHPNIVLFMGAVTQPPNLSIVTEYLSRGSLYNLLRMPATRVILDERRRLNMAYDVAKGMNYLHQLKPPIVHRDLKSPNLLVDASYTVKVCDFGLSRLKANTFLSSKTAAGTPEWMAPEVLRNEPSNEKSDVYSFGVILWELVTLQQPWRDLNPPQVVAAVGFKGERLDIPNTVNHEVAALIEACWASEPRKRPSFSYIMKLLQQMIINCRPQ; encoded by the exons atgtattACGGCGATGGAGAGAATTGTAAGAGTTATTCGGAAATGGAGGTGTCGTCgggcggtggcggtggcggtagCGGTGAGTACAAGACGACGGAGTCGTTTAGGAAGTGGCAGCATACGGAGGAGAGCTACCAGCTGCAGCTGGCTCTGGCGGTTCGGCTCTCGGCACAGGCTGGTTGTGGGCATGATCCTAATTTCTTGGTTTCATcttctcatcatcatcatcatcatcatcgggGAACTCTCTCGTCTTCTGATTCTGCTGAGGCTCTGTCTCATCGTTTCTGG GTGAATGGCTGTTTGTCGTACTTAGACGAAATTCCAGATGGGTTTTACCTAATCCATGGGATGGATCCATATGCATGGACTATAAGTACTGATCTGCAAGACAGTGGCCAGATCCCATCTTTTGAATCATTGAAGGCTATTGATCCTTGTGATGATTTGTCAATCAAAGTGGTTTTGATTGATAAATCTAGGGATCCTGGTTTGAAGGAACTACAGAATAGATTACGTAGTCTTTCTGGCGGTTGGATCACCACAAAAGACGTGATTGATCAGCTGGCAACCCTTGTGTGTAATAGAATGGG GGGTGCAGTTTTTACTGAAGAACATCTGGGTGCACACTGGGAGGAGTACACTGAACTTCTGAAACGCTGCCTAGGCTCTGTTGTCCTTCCAATTGGAAGCTTATCTGTCGGCCGCTGTGTCCATCGTGCATTGCTGTTTAAA ACTTTAGCAGACATAGTTAAACTACCATGCCGAATTGCTAAGGGCTGCAAATATTGTAGAAAGGATGTATCTGCCTCCTGCCTTGTGCAATTTGGTTCTGATAG AGAATATATTGTTGATTTGCTTGGGACTCCAGGAGCATTAAGCCAGCCGGATTCATCGCTCAATGGTACAGCCTCCATCTTGGTTTCTTCACCATTATGTCACCCAAGATTTAAACCAGCTGGAGCAGCAGAGAACTCTAGGACACTGGCCAAATTGTATTTTAGCTGTCAATTGCTTCATTGTGCATTTGATGATGCTTCTTCAG CTTTCAATCAAGATCATAATACTGGTCCAAAGGTCTCTAAAGCCGTTTTCAGCTACTTTGATAGAAACAATGCCATCTCCACTTCAAGCAATAATCATGGTAATGAATCAGTCAGTTCAAGTCATGAGCTTAAACTCAATGAGGATAATTTGGACATCCCATGGAGTGAACttgttttgaagaagaaaattggAACAG GGTGCCACTGCTTTTCAGGTTCTTTTGGAGTGGTCCATCATGCAGATTGGCGTGGCTCG GATGTTGCTGTCAAAATTCTCATGGGGCAAGATTTCCACACAGAGCATTTCAAGGAATTTTTAGGGGAG GTTGCCATCATGAAACGTTTGCATCATCCAAACATTGTTCTCTTTATGGGTGCGGTTACTCAGCCCCCAAACTTGTCCATAGTAACAGAATATTTATCAAG AGGTAGCTTGTATAATCTTTTACGAATGCCTGCCACCAGAGTAATATTGGATGAGAGGCGTCGCTTAAATATGGCTTATGATGTG GCAAAGGGGATGAATTATCTTCATCAACTTAAACCTCCTATTGTTCATCGAGATCTGAAGTCTCCAAATCTGTTGGTGGATGCTTCATATACTGTAAAG GTGTGTGACTTTGGCCTTTCCCGCTTGAAGGCTAACACATTTCTTTCATCTAAAACAGCTGCAGGAACT ccTGAGTGGATGGCACCAGAAGTTCTCCGTAATGAGCCATCAAATGAGAAGTCTGATGTTTACAGctttggtgttatcttgtgggAACTTGTGACCCTGCAACAGCCTTGGAGAGATTTAAATCCGCCTCAG GTTGTCGCAGCTGTTGGTTTTAAGGGTGAAAGGCTTGATATTCCAAATACTGTAAATCATGAAGTGGCTGCCTTGATTGAGGCATGCTGGGCTAG TGAGCCCCGGAAACGCCCTTCATTCTCGTATATTATGAAACTTTTGCAGCAAATGATAATAAATTGCAGGCCTCAATGA
- the LOC126722914 gene encoding serine/threonine-protein kinase CTR1-like isoform X1, which produces MYYGDGENCKSYSEMEVSSGGGGGGSGEYKTTESFRKWQHTEESYQLQLALAVRLSAQAGCGHDPNFLVSSSHHHHHHHRGTLSSSDSAEALSHRFWVNGCLSYLDEIPDGFYLIHGMDPYAWTISTDLQDSGQIPSFESLKAIDPCDDLSIKVVLIDKSRDPGLKELQNRLRSLSGGWITTKDVIDQLATLVCNRMGGAVFTEEHLGAHWEEYTELLKRCLGSVVLPIGSLSVGRCVHRALLFKTLADIVKLPCRIAKGCKYCRKDVSASCLVQFGSDREYIVDLLGTPGALSQPDSSLNGTASILVSSPLCHPRFKPAGAAENSRTLAKLYFSCQLLHCAFDDASSDTAFNQDHNTGPKVSKAVFSYFDRNNAISTSSNNHGNESVSSSHELKLNEDNLDIPWSELVLKKKIGTGCHCFSGSFGVVHHADWRGSDVAVKILMGQDFHTEHFKEFLGEVAIMKRLHHPNIVLFMGAVTQPPNLSIVTEYLSRGSLYNLLRMPATRVILDERRRLNMAYDVAKGMNYLHQLKPPIVHRDLKSPNLLVDASYTVKVCDFGLSRLKANTFLSSKTAAGTPEWMAPEVLRNEPSNEKSDVYSFGVILWELVTLQQPWRDLNPPQVVAAVGFKGERLDIPNTVNHEVAALIEACWASEPRKRPSFSYIMKLLQQMIINCRPQ; this is translated from the exons atgtattACGGCGATGGAGAGAATTGTAAGAGTTATTCGGAAATGGAGGTGTCGTCgggcggtggcggtggcggtagCGGTGAGTACAAGACGACGGAGTCGTTTAGGAAGTGGCAGCATACGGAGGAGAGCTACCAGCTGCAGCTGGCTCTGGCGGTTCGGCTCTCGGCACAGGCTGGTTGTGGGCATGATCCTAATTTCTTGGTTTCATcttctcatcatcatcatcatcatcatcgggGAACTCTCTCGTCTTCTGATTCTGCTGAGGCTCTGTCTCATCGTTTCTGG GTGAATGGCTGTTTGTCGTACTTAGACGAAATTCCAGATGGGTTTTACCTAATCCATGGGATGGATCCATATGCATGGACTATAAGTACTGATCTGCAAGACAGTGGCCAGATCCCATCTTTTGAATCATTGAAGGCTATTGATCCTTGTGATGATTTGTCAATCAAAGTGGTTTTGATTGATAAATCTAGGGATCCTGGTTTGAAGGAACTACAGAATAGATTACGTAGTCTTTCTGGCGGTTGGATCACCACAAAAGACGTGATTGATCAGCTGGCAACCCTTGTGTGTAATAGAATGGG GGGTGCAGTTTTTACTGAAGAACATCTGGGTGCACACTGGGAGGAGTACACTGAACTTCTGAAACGCTGCCTAGGCTCTGTTGTCCTTCCAATTGGAAGCTTATCTGTCGGCCGCTGTGTCCATCGTGCATTGCTGTTTAAA ACTTTAGCAGACATAGTTAAACTACCATGCCGAATTGCTAAGGGCTGCAAATATTGTAGAAAGGATGTATCTGCCTCCTGCCTTGTGCAATTTGGTTCTGATAG AGAATATATTGTTGATTTGCTTGGGACTCCAGGAGCATTAAGCCAGCCGGATTCATCGCTCAATGGTACAGCCTCCATCTTGGTTTCTTCACCATTATGTCACCCAAGATTTAAACCAGCTGGAGCAGCAGAGAACTCTAGGACACTGGCCAAATTGTATTTTAGCTGTCAATTGCTTCATTGTGCATTTGATGATGCTTCTTCAG ATACAGCTTTCAATCAAGATCATAATACTGGTCCAAAGGTCTCTAAAGCCGTTTTCAGCTACTTTGATAGAAACAATGCCATCTCCACTTCAAGCAATAATCATGGTAATGAATCAGTCAGTTCAAGTCATGAGCTTAAACTCAATGAGGATAATTTGGACATCCCATGGAGTGAACttgttttgaagaagaaaattggAACAG GGTGCCACTGCTTTTCAGGTTCTTTTGGAGTGGTCCATCATGCAGATTGGCGTGGCTCG GATGTTGCTGTCAAAATTCTCATGGGGCAAGATTTCCACACAGAGCATTTCAAGGAATTTTTAGGGGAG GTTGCCATCATGAAACGTTTGCATCATCCAAACATTGTTCTCTTTATGGGTGCGGTTACTCAGCCCCCAAACTTGTCCATAGTAACAGAATATTTATCAAG AGGTAGCTTGTATAATCTTTTACGAATGCCTGCCACCAGAGTAATATTGGATGAGAGGCGTCGCTTAAATATGGCTTATGATGTG GCAAAGGGGATGAATTATCTTCATCAACTTAAACCTCCTATTGTTCATCGAGATCTGAAGTCTCCAAATCTGTTGGTGGATGCTTCATATACTGTAAAG GTGTGTGACTTTGGCCTTTCCCGCTTGAAGGCTAACACATTTCTTTCATCTAAAACAGCTGCAGGAACT ccTGAGTGGATGGCACCAGAAGTTCTCCGTAATGAGCCATCAAATGAGAAGTCTGATGTTTACAGctttggtgttatcttgtgggAACTTGTGACCCTGCAACAGCCTTGGAGAGATTTAAATCCGCCTCAG GTTGTCGCAGCTGTTGGTTTTAAGGGTGAAAGGCTTGATATTCCAAATACTGTAAATCATGAAGTGGCTGCCTTGATTGAGGCATGCTGGGCTAG TGAGCCCCGGAAACGCCCTTCATTCTCGTATATTATGAAACTTTTGCAGCAAATGATAATAAATTGCAGGCCTCAATGA
- the LOC126722914 gene encoding serine/threonine-protein kinase CTR1-like isoform X3: MYYGDGENCKSYSEMEVSSGGGGGGSGEYKTTESFRKWQHTEESYQLQLALAVRLSAQAGCGHDPNFLVSSSHHHHHHHRGTLSSSDSAEALSHRFWVNGCLSYLDEIPDGFYLIHGMDPYAWTISTDLQDSGQIPSFESLKAIDPCDDLSIKVVLIDKSRDPGLKELQNRLRSLSGGWITTKDVIDQLATLVCNRMGGAVFTEEHLGAHWEEYTELLKRCLGSVVLPIGSLSVGRCVHRALLFKTLADIVKLPCRIAKGCKYCRKDVSASCLVQFGSDREYIVDLLGTPGALSQPDSSLNGTASILVSSPLCHPRFKPAGAAENSRTLAKLYFSCQLLHCAFDDASSDTAFNQDHNTGPKVSKAVFSYFDRNNAISTSSNNHGNESVSSSHELKLNEDNLDIPWSELVLKKKIGTGSFGVVHHADWRGSDVAVKILMGQDFHTEHFKEFLGEVAIMKRLHHPNIVLFMGAVTQPPNLSIVTEYLSRGSLYNLLRMPATRVILDERRRLNMAYDVAKGMNYLHQLKPPIVHRDLKSPNLLVDASYTVKVCDFGLSRLKANTFLSSKTAAGTPEWMAPEVLRNEPSNEKSDVYSFGVILWELVTLQQPWRDLNPPQVVAAVGFKGERLDIPNTVNHEVAALIEACWASEPRKRPSFSYIMKLLQQMIINCRPQ, translated from the exons atgtattACGGCGATGGAGAGAATTGTAAGAGTTATTCGGAAATGGAGGTGTCGTCgggcggtggcggtggcggtagCGGTGAGTACAAGACGACGGAGTCGTTTAGGAAGTGGCAGCATACGGAGGAGAGCTACCAGCTGCAGCTGGCTCTGGCGGTTCGGCTCTCGGCACAGGCTGGTTGTGGGCATGATCCTAATTTCTTGGTTTCATcttctcatcatcatcatcatcatcatcgggGAACTCTCTCGTCTTCTGATTCTGCTGAGGCTCTGTCTCATCGTTTCTGG GTGAATGGCTGTTTGTCGTACTTAGACGAAATTCCAGATGGGTTTTACCTAATCCATGGGATGGATCCATATGCATGGACTATAAGTACTGATCTGCAAGACAGTGGCCAGATCCCATCTTTTGAATCATTGAAGGCTATTGATCCTTGTGATGATTTGTCAATCAAAGTGGTTTTGATTGATAAATCTAGGGATCCTGGTTTGAAGGAACTACAGAATAGATTACGTAGTCTTTCTGGCGGTTGGATCACCACAAAAGACGTGATTGATCAGCTGGCAACCCTTGTGTGTAATAGAATGGG GGGTGCAGTTTTTACTGAAGAACATCTGGGTGCACACTGGGAGGAGTACACTGAACTTCTGAAACGCTGCCTAGGCTCTGTTGTCCTTCCAATTGGAAGCTTATCTGTCGGCCGCTGTGTCCATCGTGCATTGCTGTTTAAA ACTTTAGCAGACATAGTTAAACTACCATGCCGAATTGCTAAGGGCTGCAAATATTGTAGAAAGGATGTATCTGCCTCCTGCCTTGTGCAATTTGGTTCTGATAG AGAATATATTGTTGATTTGCTTGGGACTCCAGGAGCATTAAGCCAGCCGGATTCATCGCTCAATGGTACAGCCTCCATCTTGGTTTCTTCACCATTATGTCACCCAAGATTTAAACCAGCTGGAGCAGCAGAGAACTCTAGGACACTGGCCAAATTGTATTTTAGCTGTCAATTGCTTCATTGTGCATTTGATGATGCTTCTTCAG ATACAGCTTTCAATCAAGATCATAATACTGGTCCAAAGGTCTCTAAAGCCGTTTTCAGCTACTTTGATAGAAACAATGCCATCTCCACTTCAAGCAATAATCATGGTAATGAATCAGTCAGTTCAAGTCATGAGCTTAAACTCAATGAGGATAATTTGGACATCCCATGGAGTGAACttgttttgaagaagaaaattggAACAG GTTCTTTTGGAGTGGTCCATCATGCAGATTGGCGTGGCTCG GATGTTGCTGTCAAAATTCTCATGGGGCAAGATTTCCACACAGAGCATTTCAAGGAATTTTTAGGGGAG GTTGCCATCATGAAACGTTTGCATCATCCAAACATTGTTCTCTTTATGGGTGCGGTTACTCAGCCCCCAAACTTGTCCATAGTAACAGAATATTTATCAAG AGGTAGCTTGTATAATCTTTTACGAATGCCTGCCACCAGAGTAATATTGGATGAGAGGCGTCGCTTAAATATGGCTTATGATGTG GCAAAGGGGATGAATTATCTTCATCAACTTAAACCTCCTATTGTTCATCGAGATCTGAAGTCTCCAAATCTGTTGGTGGATGCTTCATATACTGTAAAG GTGTGTGACTTTGGCCTTTCCCGCTTGAAGGCTAACACATTTCTTTCATCTAAAACAGCTGCAGGAACT ccTGAGTGGATGGCACCAGAAGTTCTCCGTAATGAGCCATCAAATGAGAAGTCTGATGTTTACAGctttggtgttatcttgtgggAACTTGTGACCCTGCAACAGCCTTGGAGAGATTTAAATCCGCCTCAG GTTGTCGCAGCTGTTGGTTTTAAGGGTGAAAGGCTTGATATTCCAAATACTGTAAATCATGAAGTGGCTGCCTTGATTGAGGCATGCTGGGCTAG TGAGCCCCGGAAACGCCCTTCATTCTCGTATATTATGAAACTTTTGCAGCAAATGATAATAAATTGCAGGCCTCAATGA